From a region of the Sphaerodactylus townsendi isolate TG3544 linkage group LG09, MPM_Stown_v2.3, whole genome shotgun sequence genome:
- the TCEA1 gene encoding transcription elongation factor A protein 1 isoform X4 — translation MPMTLELLQSTRIGMSVNAIRKQSTDEEVTSLAKSLIKSWKKLLDGPSNDKDSEEKRKETASSSQNSPEAREESSSSSNSSSKRDEANASSETFISSFPRAPSTSDSVRIKCREMLAAALRTGDDYIAIGTDEEELGSQIEEAIFQELKNTDMKYKNRVRSRIANLKDTKNPNLRKNVLCGNIPPDRFAKMTAEEMASDELKEMRKNLTKEAIREHQMAKTGGTQTDLFTCGKCKKKNCTYTQVQTRSADEPMTTFVVCNECGNRWKFC, via the exons ATGCCTATGACATTGGAGTTGTTACAG TCTACAAGAATTGGAATGTCAGTGAATGCAATTCGCAAGCAAAGCACAGATGAAGAAGTTACATCTTTAGCAAAATCTCTTATTAAATCATGGAAGAAGTTATTAG ATGGACCATCAAATGATAAAGATtctgaagaaaagagaaaggaaacagcATCTTCATCGCAAAATAGTCCTGAAGCAAGAGAAGAAAG CAGTTCCAGTAGCAATTCAAGCAGCAAGAGAGATGAAGCTAATGCTTCCTCAGAAACCTTTATCTCTTCTTTTCCTCGGGCTCCAAGTACATCTGATTCTGTACGAATAAAATGCAGAGAAATGTTGGCAGCAGCTCTTCGAACAGGAG ATGATTATATTGCCATTGGAACTGACGAAGAAGAGCTAGGTTCTCAGATTGAAGAAG CTATATTTCAGGAGCTAAAAAACACTGACATGAAATACAAAAATAGGGTGCGCAGCAGGATAGCAAATCTTAAGGACACAAAGAACCCTAATCTaaggaaaaatgttttatgtGGCAACATACCTCCTGACAGGTTTGCCAAAATGACCGCTGAG GAAATGGCAAGTGATGAACTAAAAGAGATGCGGAAAAATCTAACAAAAGAAGCCATAAGAGAGCATCAGATGGCGAAAACTGGAGGCACCCAGACTGATTTGTTTACATGCGGCAAATGTAAAAAGAAGAACTGTACTTACACACAG GTTCAAACCCGAAGTGCTGATGAACCTATGACAACATTTGTTGTGTGTAATGAATGTGGAAACAGAtggaag TTCTGCTAG
- the TCEA1 gene encoding transcription elongation factor A protein 1 isoform X1 — MSTEEEIIRIAKKMDKMVQKKNAAGALDLLKELKNMPMTLELLQSTRIGMSVNAIRKQSTDEEVTSLAKSLIKSWKKLLDGPSNDKDSEEKRKETASSSQNSPEAREESSSSSNSSSKRDEANASSETFISSFPRAPSTSDSVRIKCREMLAAALRTGDDYIAIGTDEEELGSQIEEAIFQELKNTDMKYKNRVRSRIANLKDTKNPNLRKNVLCGNIPPDRFAKMTAEEMASDELKEMRKNLTKEAIREHQMAKTGGTQTDLFTCGKCKKKNCTYTQVQTRSADEPMTTFVVCNECGNRWKFC; from the exons ATGAGCACCGAAGAAGAGATCATTCGCATCGCTAAGAAAATGGACAAGATGGTGCAAAAGAAGAACGCG gctGGGGCTCTTGATTTACTCAAAGAATTGAAGAATATGCCTATGACATTGGAGTTGTTACAG TCTACAAGAATTGGAATGTCAGTGAATGCAATTCGCAAGCAAAGCACAGATGAAGAAGTTACATCTTTAGCAAAATCTCTTATTAAATCATGGAAGAAGTTATTAG ATGGACCATCAAATGATAAAGATtctgaagaaaagagaaaggaaacagcATCTTCATCGCAAAATAGTCCTGAAGCAAGAGAAGAAAG CAGTTCCAGTAGCAATTCAAGCAGCAAGAGAGATGAAGCTAATGCTTCCTCAGAAACCTTTATCTCTTCTTTTCCTCGGGCTCCAAGTACATCTGATTCTGTACGAATAAAATGCAGAGAAATGTTGGCAGCAGCTCTTCGAACAGGAG ATGATTATATTGCCATTGGAACTGACGAAGAAGAGCTAGGTTCTCAGATTGAAGAAG CTATATTTCAGGAGCTAAAAAACACTGACATGAAATACAAAAATAGGGTGCGCAGCAGGATAGCAAATCTTAAGGACACAAAGAACCCTAATCTaaggaaaaatgttttatgtGGCAACATACCTCCTGACAGGTTTGCCAAAATGACCGCTGAG GAAATGGCAAGTGATGAACTAAAAGAGATGCGGAAAAATCTAACAAAAGAAGCCATAAGAGAGCATCAGATGGCGAAAACTGGAGGCACCCAGACTGATTTGTTTACATGCGGCAAATGTAAAAAGAAGAACTGTACTTACACACAG GTTCAAACCCGAAGTGCTGATGAACCTATGACAACATTTGTTGTGTGTAATGAATGTGGAAACAGAtggaag TTCTGCTAG
- the TCEA1 gene encoding transcription elongation factor A protein 1 isoform X2, translated as MSTEEEIIRIAKKMDKMVQKKNAAGALDLLKELKNMPMTLELLQSTRIGMSVNAIRKQSTDEEVTSLAKSLIKSWKKLLDGPSNDKDSEEKRKETASSSQNSPEAREESSSSNSSSKRDEANASSETFISSFPRAPSTSDSVRIKCREMLAAALRTGDDYIAIGTDEEELGSQIEEAIFQELKNTDMKYKNRVRSRIANLKDTKNPNLRKNVLCGNIPPDRFAKMTAEEMASDELKEMRKNLTKEAIREHQMAKTGGTQTDLFTCGKCKKKNCTYTQVQTRSADEPMTTFVVCNECGNRWKFC; from the exons ATGAGCACCGAAGAAGAGATCATTCGCATCGCTAAGAAAATGGACAAGATGGTGCAAAAGAAGAACGCG gctGGGGCTCTTGATTTACTCAAAGAATTGAAGAATATGCCTATGACATTGGAGTTGTTACAG TCTACAAGAATTGGAATGTCAGTGAATGCAATTCGCAAGCAAAGCACAGATGAAGAAGTTACATCTTTAGCAAAATCTCTTATTAAATCATGGAAGAAGTTATTAG ATGGACCATCAAATGATAAAGATtctgaagaaaagagaaaggaaacagcATCTTCATCGCAAAATAGTCCTGAAGCAAGAGAAGAAAG TTCCAGTAGCAATTCAAGCAGCAAGAGAGATGAAGCTAATGCTTCCTCAGAAACCTTTATCTCTTCTTTTCCTCGGGCTCCAAGTACATCTGATTCTGTACGAATAAAATGCAGAGAAATGTTGGCAGCAGCTCTTCGAACAGGAG ATGATTATATTGCCATTGGAACTGACGAAGAAGAGCTAGGTTCTCAGATTGAAGAAG CTATATTTCAGGAGCTAAAAAACACTGACATGAAATACAAAAATAGGGTGCGCAGCAGGATAGCAAATCTTAAGGACACAAAGAACCCTAATCTaaggaaaaatgttttatgtGGCAACATACCTCCTGACAGGTTTGCCAAAATGACCGCTGAG GAAATGGCAAGTGATGAACTAAAAGAGATGCGGAAAAATCTAACAAAAGAAGCCATAAGAGAGCATCAGATGGCGAAAACTGGAGGCACCCAGACTGATTTGTTTACATGCGGCAAATGTAAAAAGAAGAACTGTACTTACACACAG GTTCAAACCCGAAGTGCTGATGAACCTATGACAACATTTGTTGTGTGTAATGAATGTGGAAACAGAtggaag TTCTGCTAG
- the TCEA1 gene encoding transcription elongation factor A protein 1 isoform X3 — MCPEGVGQQAGALDLLKELKNMPMTLELLQSTRIGMSVNAIRKQSTDEEVTSLAKSLIKSWKKLLDGPSNDKDSEEKRKETASSSQNSPEAREESSSSSNSSSKRDEANASSETFISSFPRAPSTSDSVRIKCREMLAAALRTGDDYIAIGTDEEELGSQIEEAIFQELKNTDMKYKNRVRSRIANLKDTKNPNLRKNVLCGNIPPDRFAKMTAEEMASDELKEMRKNLTKEAIREHQMAKTGGTQTDLFTCGKCKKKNCTYTQVQTRSADEPMTTFVVCNECGNRWKFC, encoded by the exons ATGTGTCCAGAAGGAGTTGGCCAACAG gctGGGGCTCTTGATTTACTCAAAGAATTGAAGAATATGCCTATGACATTGGAGTTGTTACAG TCTACAAGAATTGGAATGTCAGTGAATGCAATTCGCAAGCAAAGCACAGATGAAGAAGTTACATCTTTAGCAAAATCTCTTATTAAATCATGGAAGAAGTTATTAG ATGGACCATCAAATGATAAAGATtctgaagaaaagagaaaggaaacagcATCTTCATCGCAAAATAGTCCTGAAGCAAGAGAAGAAAG CAGTTCCAGTAGCAATTCAAGCAGCAAGAGAGATGAAGCTAATGCTTCCTCAGAAACCTTTATCTCTTCTTTTCCTCGGGCTCCAAGTACATCTGATTCTGTACGAATAAAATGCAGAGAAATGTTGGCAGCAGCTCTTCGAACAGGAG ATGATTATATTGCCATTGGAACTGACGAAGAAGAGCTAGGTTCTCAGATTGAAGAAG CTATATTTCAGGAGCTAAAAAACACTGACATGAAATACAAAAATAGGGTGCGCAGCAGGATAGCAAATCTTAAGGACACAAAGAACCCTAATCTaaggaaaaatgttttatgtGGCAACATACCTCCTGACAGGTTTGCCAAAATGACCGCTGAG GAAATGGCAAGTGATGAACTAAAAGAGATGCGGAAAAATCTAACAAAAGAAGCCATAAGAGAGCATCAGATGGCGAAAACTGGAGGCACCCAGACTGATTTGTTTACATGCGGCAAATGTAAAAAGAAGAACTGTACTTACACACAG GTTCAAACCCGAAGTGCTGATGAACCTATGACAACATTTGTTGTGTGTAATGAATGTGGAAACAGAtggaag TTCTGCTAG